In the Clavelina lepadiformis chromosome 8, kaClaLepa1.1, whole genome shotgun sequence genome, one interval contains:
- the LOC143468220 gene encoding uncharacterized protein LOC143468220 isoform X2 yields MTETQIYFAKLPPVNQFCHVQLMVPDGKASLTLHSQVTNASLTRNVGLTLERCVRYTSCFRLSSDWHQVKNLLVNHKDFLNCNGKMDAVDFDLTIAQNELVLKIKPHCIRLPPPKLDSFGICPEAIEKFNQDPNYEIPWCAINNAWCHVLPTMSRGELVGISRKVPAGDINGNVLKDYAGLRRYWKSQYGYTVPEQGDKGLFCSVYFKLIGGDCFTYPLICLRTHPVQHMPRCDTENISKKFIAAVRCKLPRLCGIPLTYSTKACSAVTKLCSLAELKPGLPQNVQLCAEMLPSSSSQRIVPNVTKFHDRQKNANVIPTSQKVDNQSDTQRVPTQANSSNGRAKALLSQFPMTSEGKYKPIFVTKKPTSTKFIPPTNKFIPMQKSKAKEVNSSCKTYPDQVVPKTPKEKISTKSIYPASSKAPPKNVVASAIRGTDCVKRSRVSTQQQTTLCTSNAKPMKHKFDQLFASASSSMAVPEAKSRKKCKFDTVFSSALKSKNNVNAISVAAQQSSTCKKKSMFNQFFTSASKQSL; encoded by the exons ATGACCGAAACACAAATCTACTTTGCCAAACTTCCACCTGTTAATCAGTTTTGCCATGTGCAGTTGATGGTTCCTGATGGAAAAGCAAGCTTAACGTTACATTCTCAG GTTACCAATGCTTCACTTACGAGGAATGTAGGCCTAACACTAGAACGATGTGTGCGCTACACCTCTTGCTTCAGGTTATCTTCTGACTGGCATCAAGTAAAGAATTTGCTCGTCAATCACAAAGACTTTTTGAATTGCAATGGCAAGATGGACGCCGTTG ATTTTGATTTAACCATTGCACAAAATGAGCTAGTGCTCAAAATAAAGCCACATTGTATCAGGTTGCCACCACCGAAACTTGATAGCTTTGGGATTTGTCCGGAA GCTATCGAAAAATTTAACCAGGACCCCAATTACGAAATACCATGGTGCGCGATAAACAACGCTTGGTGTCACGTCCTTCCTACCATGAGTAGAGGAGAACTCGTTGGAATCAGTCGAAAAGTACCAGCTGGTGACATCAATGGAAACGTGCTTAAGGATTATGCAGGCTTACGCAGATACTGGAAGAGTCAG TATGGCTATACTGTACCTGAGCAAGGAGACAAAGGTCTTTTCTGTAGCGTGTATTTCAAACTCATTGGCGGAGATTGTTTTACTTATCCATTAATATGCCTCCGCACCCACCCTGTGCAACATATGCCACGTTGTGACACGGAAAACATTTCGAAA AAATTTATAGCTGCTGTGCGATGTAAACTGCCAAGATTATGTGGGATTCCTCTAACATATTCAACAAAAGCATGTTCTGCCGTCACCAAACTATGTAGTTTAGCTGAG TTAAAGCCAGGGTTGCCACAAAATGTCCAGTTATGCGCAGAAATGTTGCCCAGTAGTTCTTCTCAACGGATTGTGCCAAACGTGACAAAATTTCATGACCGTCAGAAAAACGCG AACGTCATTCCAACGTCTCAGAAAGTTGATAACCAATCAG ACACGCAGAGAGTTCCTACGCAGGCCAACTCATCTAATGGGCGTGCCAAAGCTTTGTTGTCCCAATTTCCAATGACGTCTGAAGGGAAATATAAACCTATATTTGTTACGAAAAAACCTACTTCAACTAAATTTATTCCaccaacaaataaatttataccCATGCAAAAGTCAAAAG CCAAAGAAGTTAATTCTTCATGTAAGACTTACCCCGACCAAGTTGTTCCTAAAACCCCTAAGGAGAAAATTTCTACAAAGAGCATTTACCCCGCAAGCAGCAAAGCGCCACCGAAAAATGTGGTTGCTAGCGCTATACGTGGAACAGACTGTGTTAAAAGGAGTAGAGTGTCTACTCAACAACAAACTACTCTTTGCACATCAAATGCAAAACCTATGAAGCACAAATTTGACCAGCTGTTTGCGAGCGCTTCTAGCTCGATGGCTGTACCTGAAGCAAAATCTCGAAAAAAGTGCAAGTTTGACACTGTCTTCTCATCGGCCTTGAAGTCAAAAAACAACGTAAATGCGATTTCTGTTGCGGCGCAACAATCTTCAACTTGCAAGAAAAAATCGATgttcaatcaattttttacCTCTGCTTCGAAACAAAGCTTATGA
- the LOC143468220 gene encoding uncharacterized protein LOC143468220 isoform X3: protein MEIVWLLSLLVTNASLTRNVGLTLERCVRYTSCFRLSSDWHQVKNLLVNHKDFLNCNGKMDAVDFDLTIAQNELVLKIKPHCIRLPPPKLDSFGICPEAIEKFNQDPNYEIPWCAINNAWCHVLPTMSRGELVGISRKVPAGDINGNVLKDYAGLRRYWKSQYGYTVPEQGDKGLFCSVYFKLIGGDCFTYPLICLRTHPVQHMPRCDTENISKKFIAAVRCKLPRLCGIPLTYSTKACSAVTKLCSLAELKPGLPQNVQLCAEMLPSSSSQRIVPNVTKFHDRQKNANVIPTSQKVDNQSDTQRVPTQANSSNGRAKALLSQFPMTSEGKYKPIFVTKKPTSTKFIPPTNKFIPMQKSKAKEVNSSCKTYPDQVVPKTPKEKISTKSIYPASSKAPPKNVVASAIRGTDCVKRSRVSTQQQTTLCTSNAKPMKHKFDQLFASASSSMAVPEAKSRKKCKFDTVFSSALKSKNNVNAISVAAQQSSTCKKKSMFNQFFTSASKQSL, encoded by the exons ATGGAGATTGTATGGCTACTGTCTTTACTG GTTACCAATGCTTCACTTACGAGGAATGTAGGCCTAACACTAGAACGATGTGTGCGCTACACCTCTTGCTTCAGGTTATCTTCTGACTGGCATCAAGTAAAGAATTTGCTCGTCAATCACAAAGACTTTTTGAATTGCAATGGCAAGATGGACGCCGTTG ATTTTGATTTAACCATTGCACAAAATGAGCTAGTGCTCAAAATAAAGCCACATTGTATCAGGTTGCCACCACCGAAACTTGATAGCTTTGGGATTTGTCCGGAA GCTATCGAAAAATTTAACCAGGACCCCAATTACGAAATACCATGGTGCGCGATAAACAACGCTTGGTGTCACGTCCTTCCTACCATGAGTAGAGGAGAACTCGTTGGAATCAGTCGAAAAGTACCAGCTGGTGACATCAATGGAAACGTGCTTAAGGATTATGCAGGCTTACGCAGATACTGGAAGAGTCAG TATGGCTATACTGTACCTGAGCAAGGAGACAAAGGTCTTTTCTGTAGCGTGTATTTCAAACTCATTGGCGGAGATTGTTTTACTTATCCATTAATATGCCTCCGCACCCACCCTGTGCAACATATGCCACGTTGTGACACGGAAAACATTTCGAAA AAATTTATAGCTGCTGTGCGATGTAAACTGCCAAGATTATGTGGGATTCCTCTAACATATTCAACAAAAGCATGTTCTGCCGTCACCAAACTATGTAGTTTAGCTGAG TTAAAGCCAGGGTTGCCACAAAATGTCCAGTTATGCGCAGAAATGTTGCCCAGTAGTTCTTCTCAACGGATTGTGCCAAACGTGACAAAATTTCATGACCGTCAGAAAAACGCG AACGTCATTCCAACGTCTCAGAAAGTTGATAACCAATCAG ACACGCAGAGAGTTCCTACGCAGGCCAACTCATCTAATGGGCGTGCCAAAGCTTTGTTGTCCCAATTTCCAATGACGTCTGAAGGGAAATATAAACCTATATTTGTTACGAAAAAACCTACTTCAACTAAATTTATTCCaccaacaaataaatttataccCATGCAAAAGTCAAAAG CCAAAGAAGTTAATTCTTCATGTAAGACTTACCCCGACCAAGTTGTTCCTAAAACCCCTAAGGAGAAAATTTCTACAAAGAGCATTTACCCCGCAAGCAGCAAAGCGCCACCGAAAAATGTGGTTGCTAGCGCTATACGTGGAACAGACTGTGTTAAAAGGAGTAGAGTGTCTACTCAACAACAAACTACTCTTTGCACATCAAATGCAAAACCTATGAAGCACAAATTTGACCAGCTGTTTGCGAGCGCTTCTAGCTCGATGGCTGTACCTGAAGCAAAATCTCGAAAAAAGTGCAAGTTTGACACTGTCTTCTCATCGGCCTTGAAGTCAAAAAACAACGTAAATGCGATTTCTGTTGCGGCGCAACAATCTTCAACTTGCAAGAAAAAATCGATgttcaatcaattttttacCTCTGCTTCGAAACAAAGCTTATGA
- the LOC143468220 gene encoding uncharacterized protein C18orf63-like isoform X1: MTETQIYFAKLPPVNQFCHVQLMVPDGKASLTLHSQIVKCRQLLFICHDVLAAPHTTDKTLIDVIAHVEFYKKKFGVFCQKLNLKVTNASLTRNVGLTLERCVRYTSCFRLSSDWHQVKNLLVNHKDFLNCNGKMDAVDFDLTIAQNELVLKIKPHCIRLPPPKLDSFGICPEAIEKFNQDPNYEIPWCAINNAWCHVLPTMSRGELVGISRKVPAGDINGNVLKDYAGLRRYWKSQYGYTVPEQGDKGLFCSVYFKLIGGDCFTYPLICLRTHPVQHMPRCDTENISKKFIAAVRCKLPRLCGIPLTYSTKACSAVTKLCSLAELKPGLPQNVQLCAEMLPSSSSQRIVPNVTKFHDRQKNANVIPTSQKVDNQSDTQRVPTQANSSNGRAKALLSQFPMTSEGKYKPIFVTKKPTSTKFIPPTNKFIPMQKSKAKEVNSSCKTYPDQVVPKTPKEKISTKSIYPASSKAPPKNVVASAIRGTDCVKRSRVSTQQQTTLCTSNAKPMKHKFDQLFASASSSMAVPEAKSRKKCKFDTVFSSALKSKNNVNAISVAAQQSSTCKKKSMFNQFFTSASKQSL; the protein is encoded by the exons ATGACCGAAACACAAATCTACTTTGCCAAACTTCCACCTGTTAATCAGTTTTGCCATGTGCAGTTGATGGTTCCTGATGGAAAAGCAAGCTTAACGTTACATTCTCAG ATAGTGAAATGCAGACAACTTCTTTTTATTTGCCATGACGTGCTTGCAGCCCCACATACTACAGATAAAACGCTCATTGACGTTATCGCTCACGTAGAGTTTTATAAGAAGAAGTTTGgtgttttttgtcaaaaactaaatttaaag GTTACCAATGCTTCACTTACGAGGAATGTAGGCCTAACACTAGAACGATGTGTGCGCTACACCTCTTGCTTCAGGTTATCTTCTGACTGGCATCAAGTAAAGAATTTGCTCGTCAATCACAAAGACTTTTTGAATTGCAATGGCAAGATGGACGCCGTTG ATTTTGATTTAACCATTGCACAAAATGAGCTAGTGCTCAAAATAAAGCCACATTGTATCAGGTTGCCACCACCGAAACTTGATAGCTTTGGGATTTGTCCGGAA GCTATCGAAAAATTTAACCAGGACCCCAATTACGAAATACCATGGTGCGCGATAAACAACGCTTGGTGTCACGTCCTTCCTACCATGAGTAGAGGAGAACTCGTTGGAATCAGTCGAAAAGTACCAGCTGGTGACATCAATGGAAACGTGCTTAAGGATTATGCAGGCTTACGCAGATACTGGAAGAGTCAG TATGGCTATACTGTACCTGAGCAAGGAGACAAAGGTCTTTTCTGTAGCGTGTATTTCAAACTCATTGGCGGAGATTGTTTTACTTATCCATTAATATGCCTCCGCACCCACCCTGTGCAACATATGCCACGTTGTGACACGGAAAACATTTCGAAA AAATTTATAGCTGCTGTGCGATGTAAACTGCCAAGATTATGTGGGATTCCTCTAACATATTCAACAAAAGCATGTTCTGCCGTCACCAAACTATGTAGTTTAGCTGAG TTAAAGCCAGGGTTGCCACAAAATGTCCAGTTATGCGCAGAAATGTTGCCCAGTAGTTCTTCTCAACGGATTGTGCCAAACGTGACAAAATTTCATGACCGTCAGAAAAACGCG AACGTCATTCCAACGTCTCAGAAAGTTGATAACCAATCAG ACACGCAGAGAGTTCCTACGCAGGCCAACTCATCTAATGGGCGTGCCAAAGCTTTGTTGTCCCAATTTCCAATGACGTCTGAAGGGAAATATAAACCTATATTTGTTACGAAAAAACCTACTTCAACTAAATTTATTCCaccaacaaataaatttataccCATGCAAAAGTCAAAAG CCAAAGAAGTTAATTCTTCATGTAAGACTTACCCCGACCAAGTTGTTCCTAAAACCCCTAAGGAGAAAATTTCTACAAAGAGCATTTACCCCGCAAGCAGCAAAGCGCCACCGAAAAATGTGGTTGCTAGCGCTATACGTGGAACAGACTGTGTTAAAAGGAGTAGAGTGTCTACTCAACAACAAACTACTCTTTGCACATCAAATGCAAAACCTATGAAGCACAAATTTGACCAGCTGTTTGCGAGCGCTTCTAGCTCGATGGCTGTACCTGAAGCAAAATCTCGAAAAAAGTGCAAGTTTGACACTGTCTTCTCATCGGCCTTGAAGTCAAAAAACAACGTAAATGCGATTTCTGTTGCGGCGCAACAATCTTCAACTTGCAAGAAAAAATCGATgttcaatcaattttttacCTCTGCTTCGAAACAAAGCTTATGA